In a single window of the Panthera leo isolate Ple1 chromosome A1, P.leo_Ple1_pat1.1, whole genome shotgun sequence genome:
- the LOC122229751 gene encoding olfactory receptor 14A2 → MANVTLVTGFLLVEFSDIQELQILYGVLFLLIYLAVLMSNLLIITLITLDQHLQTPMYFFLKNLSFLDVFLVSVPIPKLIVNSLTYSNSISILGCAFQLLFMTSFSASEIFVLTAMSYDRYVAICCPLQYEVIMNAGACTVMAGVSWAIGGLFGTVYTAGTFFMPFCGSNVIPQFFCDVSSLLSISCSETLLVVYTSIGIGMCLGISCFICIVISYAYIFSTVLKIPTTKGQSKAFSTCFPHLVVFTLFIITACFVYLKATSNTPLVIDRLLSVVYTVIPPILNPVIYSLRNKDMKWALMRLLQKTLGLTSFNTN, encoded by the coding sequence ATGGCCAATGTCACCTTAGTGACAGGATTTCTTCTTGTGGAGTTTTCTGACATCCAAGAGCTTCAGATATTATATGGTGTGCTCTTCCTACTGATTTATCTGGCTGTCCTGATGAGTAACCTTCTCATCATCACTCTCATTACCCTAGACCAGCATCTACAGACACCAATGTACTTTTTCCTGAAGAATTTGTCATTCCTGGATGTCTTCCTTGTGTCTGTCCCAATCCCCAAATTGATTGTCAACAGCCTAACATACAGCAATTCCATCTCCATTTTAGGGTGTGCCTTCCAGCTACTTTTCATGACTTCCTTCTCAGCAAGTGAGATATTTGTCCTTACTGCCATGTCCTATGACCGCTATGTAGCCATATGCTGTCCTCTGCAGTACGAAGTCATCATGAACGCTGGTGCCTGTACAGTGATGGCAGGTGTTTCCTGGGCCATTGGAGGACTCTTTGGAACTGTGTATACTGCTGGCACATTTTTCATGCCATTCTGTGGCTCCAATGTGATCCCACAGTTTTTCTGTGATGTTTCCTCATTACTAAGTATCTCCTGTTCTGAAACACTCCTAGTGGTGTATACAAGTATTGGGATAGGTATGTGTTTAGGCATATCTTGTTTCATCTGTATTGTGATCTCCTATGCTTATATTTTCTCCACTGTGCTGAAGATTCCTACCACAAAAGGTCAGTCAAAAGCTTTCTCCACATGCTTTCCCCATCTTgttgtttttactctttttattataACTGCctgttttgtttatctgaaagCAACCTCAAATACACCCCTAGTTATTGACAGGTTGCTTTCTGTGGTTTACACCGTGATACCTCCAATACTCAACCCTGTaatctacagcctgaggaacaaaGACATGAAATGGGCTCTTATGAGATTGCTGCAGAAAACACTTGGTCTCACATCTTTTAATACTAACTAA
- the LOC122229759 gene encoding olfactory receptor 6F1: protein MGTDNATHSQDFLLLGFPGSQGLQLSLFMLFLVMYILTVSGNMAILMLVSTSHQLHTPMYFFLSNLSFLEIWYTTAAVPKVLAILLGRSQTISFTGCLLQMYFVFSLGCTEYFLLAAMAYDRYLAICYPLHYGAIMSSLLSAQLALGSWVCGFLAIAVPTALISTLPFCGPHTINHFFCDIAPWITLACTSTQAVELVAFVIAFVVILSSCLITLVSYVYIISTILRIPSASGRSKAFSTCSSHITVVLVWYGSTIFLHVRISIKEALDLTKAVHVLNTMVTPVLNPFIYTLRNKEVRETLLKKWKGK from the coding sequence ATGGGCACAGACAATGCAACTCACTCCCAGGATTTCCTCTTGCTGGGCTTTCCTGGGTCCCAGGGCCTTCAGCTATCTCTCTTTATGCTTTTTCTGGTGATGTACATCCTCACAGTGAGTGGTAACATGGCTATCTTGATGTTGGTGAGTACCTCCCACCAGCTACATACCCCTATGTACTTCTTTCTGAGCAACCTCTCTTTCTTGGAGATTTGGTATACCACAGCTGCAGTCCCCAAAGTCCTGGCCATCCTTCTGGGGAGAAGCCAAACCATATCATTTACTGGATGTCTTTTGCAGAtgtactttgttttttcattggGCTGCACAGAGTACTTTCTCCTGGCAGCCATGGCTTATGACCGCTATTTGGCCATCTGCTATCCTCTACACTATGGGGCCATTATGAGtagtctgctctcagcacagctAGCCCTGGGATCCTGGGTGTGCGGTTTCCTAGCCATTGCAGTGCCCACAGCCCTCATTAGCACCCTGCCCTTCTGTGGTCCCCACACTATCAACCACTTCTTCTGTGACATTGCACCCTGGATTACCCTGGCTTGCACCAGCACGCAGGCAGTGGAACTCGTGGCCTTTGTGATTGCTTTTGTGGTCATCCTGAGCTCATGCCTCATCACTCTAGTCTCTTATGTGTATATCATCAGCACCATTCTCAGGATCCCTTCAGCCAGCGGCAGGAGTAAAGCCTTCTCCACATGCTCTTCGCATATCACTGTGGTGCTGGTCTGGTACGGGTCCACGATCTTTCTTCATGTCCGTATCTCCATCAAAGAGGCCTTGGATCTGACCAAAGCCGTGCATGTCCTGAACACCATGGTGACTCCAGTTCTAAACCCCTTCATCTACACTCTCCGTAACAAGGAAGTAAGAGAAACTCTGCtgaagaaatggaagggaaaataa